The following are encoded together in the Ranitomeya imitator isolate aRanImi1 chromosome 4, aRanImi1.pri, whole genome shotgun sequence genome:
- the LOC138674433 gene encoding sporozoite surface protein 2-like, with product MKAAAPESIRHVESQSFFSLISSTNEQSANEHSANEPSPNEPSANEHSPNEPFVNEPSPNEPSTNEHSPNEPFVNERSPNELSTHKPSANEPSPNERSPNKRSPNKRSPNERSPNERSPNERSPNEHSPNEPFVNERSPNEPSPNEHSPNEHSPNEPFANEPSPNEPSPNEPSPNEPSANESSANERSPNEPFVNERSPNERSPNEPSPNDPSPNDPSTNDPSPNEPSPNEPSPNEPSPNEPSPNDPSTNEHSTIQISSQREARRL from the exons ATGAAAGCGGCAGCCCCAG AAAGTATCAGGCATGTTGAATCCCAATCCTTTTTTTCCTTGATATCTTCCACCAACGAACAATCTGCCAACGAACATTCTGCCAATGAACCTTCCCCCAACGAACCTTCCGCCAACGAGCATTCTCCCAACGAACCTTTCGTCAACGAACCTTCCCCCAACGAACCTTCCACCAACGAACATTCTCCCAACGAACCTTTTGTTAACGAACGTTCCCCCAACGAACTTTCCACCCACAAACCTTCCGCCAACGAACCTTCCCCCAATGAACGTTCCCCCAACAAACGTTCCCCCAACAAACGTTCCCCCAATGAACGTTCCCCCAATGAACGTTCCCCCAATGAACGTTCCCCCAACGAGCATTCTCCCAACGAACCTTTTGTCAATGAACGTTCCCCCAACGAACCTTCCCCCAACGAACATTCCCCCAACGAGCATTCTCCCAACGAACCTTTTGCCAACGAACCTTCCCCCAACGAACCTTCCCCCAACGAACCTTCCCCCAACGAACCTTCCGCCAACGAATCTTCCGCCAACGAACGTTCCCCCAACGAACCTTTTGTCAACGAACGTTCCCCCAACGAACGTTCCCCCAACGAACCTTCCCCCAACGATCCTTCCCCCAACGATCCTTCCACCAACGATCCTTCCCCCAACGAACCTTCCCCCAACGAACCTTCCCCCAACGAACCTTCCCCCAACGAACCTTCCCCCAACGATCCTTCCACCAACGAACATTCCACCATACAAATTAGTTCTCAACGAGAAGCTAGAAGACTTTAA